The Apis mellifera strain DH4 linkage group LG8, Amel_HAv3.1, whole genome shotgun sequence genome contains a region encoding:
- the Hex70a gene encoding hexamerin 70a precursor (The RefSeq protein has 3 substitutions compared to this genomic sequence) produces the protein MFIPSHQVWLVGLLAFSLVGAEYYDTKTADKDFLLKQKKVYNLLYRVAQPALANITWYNEGQAWNIEANIDSYTNAAAVKEFLSIYKHGMLPRGELFSLYYPQLLREMSALFKLFYHAKDFDIFFKTALWAKNNINEAQYIYSLYTAVITRPDTKFIQLPPLYEMCPYFFFNSEVLQKANHALIFGKLDTKTSGKYKEYIIPANYSGWYLNHDYNLENKLIYFIEDIGLNTYYFFLRQAFPFWLPSKEYDLPDYRGEEYLYSHKLLLNRYYLERLSNDLPHLEEFDWQKPFYPGYYPTMTYSNGLPFPQRPIWSNFPIYKYKYIREIMNKESRISAAIDSGYILNNDGKWHNIYSEKGLNILGNIIEGNADSYNTEFYGSIDTLARKILGYNLEAASKYQIVPSALEIFSTSMKDPAFYRIYKRIIDYYHSYKMHQKPYNKDEIIYPNLKIESFTVDKLITYFEQFDTTINNGLLLEEQRNDDKPFLIKIRQYRLNHKPFNFHITINADKPMKAAIRIFIGPKYDSHHKLIEIPEDLKYFYEIDNWMLDLNSGLNKITRNSLDCFFTMNDLEPSEIFYEKIETSLNSDKPFTYNERIFGFPGRLLLPRGKKEGMPFQLFLYVSPVSSEYNQYNSRIWGGYKFDKRSFGFPLDKPLYDFNYEGPNMLFKDILIYHKDEFDMNITY, from the exons atgtttataccGTCACATCAAGTATGGCTGGTTGGCTTATTGGCCTTCAGTTTGGTCGGTGCAGAATATTACGACACGAAAACAGCGGACAAGGACTTCCTGTTGAAACAGAAGAAGGTGTACAATCTGCTTTATCGCGTCGCTCAACCAGCTTTGGCGAACATTACATGGTATAACGAGGGTCAAGCATGGAACATAGAAGCCAACATCGATTCCTACACCAATGCG GCAGCGGTGAAGGAATTCCTCTCGATATACAAACATGGGATGCTTCCACGTggagaattattttctctctattATCCGCAACTCCTTAGGGAAATGTCAGCCTTGTTCAAATTGTTTTACCATGCGAaagatttcgatattttcttcaagACAGCTCTCTGGGCGAAGAACAACATAAACGAGGCGCAATACATATACAGTTTGTACACAGCCGTGATTACAAGGCCGGATACCAAATTCATTCAATTGCCACCGCTCTACGAGATGTGTCcctatttcttcttcaattcaGAAGTATTGCAGAAAGCCAATCACGCTCTGATTTTTGGGAAATTAG ACACCAAAACAAGTGGAAAATACAAAGAGTACATAATTCCGGCAAATTATTCGGGCTGGTATCTGAATCACGATTACAACTTGGAGAATAAACTAAATTACTTTATCGAAGATATCGGATTAAACACTTACTATTTCTTCTTGCGTCAAGCATTCCCGTTCTGGTTACCATCGAAGGAATACGATTTGCCGGATTATCGTGgcgaagaatatttatatagccaTAAACTATTGTTGAACAGATATTACTTGGAAAGGCTTTCCAATGATTTACCTTATCTCGAGGAGTTCGACTGGCAGAAACCATTCTATCCTGGTTATTATCCTACCATGACTTATTCCAATGGACTACCATTCCCCCAAAGGCCGATCTGGAGCAACTTTCCCAtctacaaatacaaatacatcagg GAAATTATGAACAAGGAATCGAGAATATCGGCAGCAATCGATTCTGGTTATATTCTGAACAACGATGGAAAATGGCACAATATTTACAGCGAGAAAGGTTTGAACATTCTTGGAAATATAATCGAAGGTAATGCAGATTCGTACAACACTGAATTCTATGGCAGCATCGATACCCTCGCGAGGAAAATCCTTGGTTACAATTTAGAAGCAGCAAGCAAGTATCAAATTGTTCCAAGCGCCTTGGAAATTTTCTCCACATCTATGAAAGATCCCGCATTCTATCGAatctataaaagaataattgattattatcacag CTACAAAATGCATCAGAAACCGTACaataaagatgaaattatttatccgaATTTGAAGATCGAATCTTTTACCGTGGATAAACTGATTAcgtattttgaacaatttgatACAACGATCAACAATGGATTGTTACTTGAAGAGCAAAGAAACGATGATAAaccgtttttaattaaaattagacaGTATCGTTTAAATCACAAACCGTTTAACTTCCATATTACTATCAACGCTGATAAACCAATGAAAGCAGccattagaatttttatcggACCGAAATACGATTCGCATCACAAACTGATCGAAATTCCAGAAGATCTGAAATACTTTTACGAAATTGACAATTGGATGCTAGATT tGAATTCCGGTTTGAACAAAATTACACGTAACAGTTTAGATTGTTTCTTCACGATGAATGATCTAGAACCGAGCGAGATATTCTATGAAAAGATCGAAACGTCTCTCAACAGTGACAAACCATTTACTTacaatgaaagaatttttggatTCCCAGGAAGATTGTTATTACCTAGGGGTAAAAAGGAAGGAATGCCATTCCAGTTGTTCTTATATGTTAGTCCAGTCTCTTCGGAATATAATCAGTACAATTCGAGAATATGGGGTGGTTACAAATTTGACAAAAGACCGTTTGGTTTTCCGTTAGATAAACCTCTCTATGATTTCAATTATGAAGGACCTAATATGTTGTTCAaagatattcttatttatcacAAGGATGAATTTGATATGAATAtcacttattaa